AGCCGCTTATCGTCCAGTTAGAGAGTTAATACAGCAAGAGAGATTGAAGGATATGGTAAGTTCCTCACTTCATTTAAGTCCCTGTTAACCGTTTGTTTTGGTTTTAAATATACATCACTCAAATTCAAGAATGAATACCAAATACGGGTGTCAAACACGAGtacttttaagaaaaacaaacaattgcaggagagaaagaagaaagaagcTGAAGGGCAGAACTCAGATGATCCCTCGACAAAAAATGACAATGTGGAGGAAAGAGTTATTACCTTAAGGCCATTAAACATGGAAGATTTAAGGCAAGCAAAGAATCAGGTAACCAAATGATTCCAGATCAATGTTACAATTGCCAACAAGTATTCGAGGAAATACTCACATTGTGTTTCCATTTTCCTGCTGAGCAGGTCGCAGCTAGCTTTTCTTCCGAGGGAGCTGGAATGAACGAGTTAAAACAATGGAACGAATTGTACGGGGAAGGTGGTTCAAGAAAGAAGGAGCAGTTATCGTACTTCCTATGAGAGAGAGTTTGATTCGTTTTTAACAGTTACAAAAATTATCTCTACAATAGTTTCAAGTTAGTGTACACTGTATAAGTATATTCCTTCAGATAGAGCTTGTTTTACTCTATTTCTGGGATCCTCAAGAGCTATAAGTGCACTTTGACTTGTGCTCTTTTAGCTTTAAAAGTCATACAATTACCTCATTGGGAGTTAGCAACTTATAAATACTACTACAGAAGTTTAAATGATCATcgaggtcaaccaatccaaaacacaGGTTGAGATTTCTCCCAAATTATAATGCACTAATCAACTTGCAATATTGTCACAGAGCACATAGATTCGGggaaaatgatattaaaaaaggATACCATATTCATCAACATTGTGAACCCAGTAACTACGAAGATAAAGGATGAAAGGGTTCGAGCTAATACCGGATAAAATTTAACACCACCTTTAAAATGGCTACATCTCGGTCAGTAAACCTAGTCCTTGTTCTTTTCCTTTGATGGTCCCCTTGGAATCTTACTTAAAACTTTTGCATTGAACACCGCACACTGTTTCTTAATCTCATGCATTGCTTTCTCTGCAAATGGATCCACCTTGTCCTCATATTTCTCATACAGCACAGGTACCGAGTGAAGCAGGACAAAGACTGTTTCGCAAAAccaattaaataacattaagaaaaGAAACTGTTTCTAAGGGTTTAAAAAACCAAAGCACTTGAAAGCAATTCTGGTACCTAAGTAAAACAATGTCACGAAGTTGCACCAACTTCCAACAATAGACAAGATCCACAAGCCAGCAATCACCTGAACAATCGTAATGTCATTCGGATATAACTTTCAAATGCAAAATAACATAATTCGTAACTCTCATATCAATAAAAACTGATCAACACATAACAATTCAAGAAAACAAGTAACAACATACATAGAGGAACTTCTTAAGATCTCTTCCTGAAGCAATATCCCGCAAGACGGTAAAAGCCAGGTTAGACTCAAACCTAAGTGCTTCGGCAAACTCTATAACAGGATCCTTAGGAATATGAACCTCAGGGATGCATAGTGGAGACCTATTCAAAACAAAAGCAATTTACATTAACACAAGCAAAAAGAAACCACAATCCAAAATATAAACTCCAAGAGTAGACATCTACAGCTTACTTGTTGATGAAAGCATAGGCATTTGACCACAAGAAGAGTATTACGAGAGCAAATATCAATACATGACAAACTAGAGTGAGAAGGTGGTACTCCAGCAATTCAAACAAAACCCATATCACAGTCGCAACACCGAGCACTCCAGCCGAAATCTTTTTGTTCCTCCAAAGGAATGTATCAGCCGCTATTGCATATACACCCAATTTCATTACATAAGCATGCATCATAAAAGAAATTACACACATGAAGtaataattatataatcaattaaaATGCCAAATTATCATCTTTAAGTAAGGTTATTGATAACCAGTTCTAcaacattttgaaacttttaataaattaagacaaTCCCAAAATTTATTCGCTTCAAtaaagcaaaaaagaaagaaagtaattTTTACTAGAGATAATCACATCCATTTAGTTAAAGATTCAGAGAttcacaattttttatttttctcaagctAAAACAAATGTTAAGAGATTAAAAACCATGATTAAGCTCAAACAGCACCACTTAATCAATACCGAAAGCACGATATACGTAAATAGGCCAAATCTACTTCTTCAATGAACaccaaaaaatcaaagaaatcggGAATTGAACTCGTATTCATTACGAAAATCCAAACTTAAAAGAAAACCCAGGCCTCTAAAAGCTAAAAAACGGTGCACAAATTTAAGAAATGAAGAAATGGGGTTTTGTTAACATACATTTGCCTCCACCAAAAACGTGGTGTACGGACCTTTCTCTCCCGAAGAGACGGAAAACTTTGGCCTTGGTCGACGATTCTGATGGCTTATCGTTGTCGGAATCAGAGGAAGAATCATGGCCGTGGATCTTCTCAGCTAGCTTCTCCATCAGCGATCCCTCGTGCTTCTCTTCGTGCTCACCCATTTTTTTCCCACTCAAATTCTAGAACTCGTTTCTAACGCTTTGAAAGTGTGAAGATCGagacaagaaaaataaaacttttatatTTAGAGAATTGGAGGGAAAACCCGGTAGCCAAAGGTTTGGTTTTTAAAATTAGGTAAACTATATTCATagtaaattaaaactcaattatcAGTTTTTTCTCCGTCACTTATCTATGAAATGTGCTAAAAAGGTCAGACAATTTATAGGGTTTATCTTTTCGGTCACCATCACTTGCTAAGCTAACCTGATATGATAGTTTTgttctttttaattttcataataatatatttactattttaacattaatttcgtTATAATTTTAAGACATTTATGGATGCAACTAATCCctaaatgtatttaaattttaagcaaaaatttAATGTAATCAGAACGTAATTTAGTTTGCCTTTTACTGGATACGTGTGTCGAAATTCTAATTACACTGAAGTCCCAAATTTTTTTGGAGGGAAAGCCTGCAATAGTGAAACTGAAACCCTAGTGATAGTGGAAAAAGTCCACTTTaccc
This window of the Gossypium hirsutum isolate 1008001.06 chromosome A09, Gossypium_hirsutum_v2.1, whole genome shotgun sequence genome carries:
- the LOC107896467 gene encoding reticulon-like protein B3 — translated: MGEHEEKHEGSLMEKLAEKIHGHDSSSDSDNDKPSESSTKAKVFRLFGRERSVHHVFGGGKSADTFLWRNKKISAGVLGVATVIWVLFELLEYHLLTLVCHVLIFALVILFLWSNAYAFINKSPLCIPEVHIPKDPVIEFAEALRFESNLAFTVLRDIASGRDLKKFLYVIAGLWILSIVGSWCNFVTLFYLVFVLLHSVPVLYEKYEDKVDPFAEKAMHEIKKQCAVFNAKVLSKIPRGPSKEKNKD